The Pyramidobacter piscolens W5455 DNA window TCAAAGACGATGCGGGTCGCATCGGATCCCCAATGAGGTGATCGGAATGAAAAAAGTCGCGGCGCTGACGGCGCTGCTTCTGTGCTGCGCCTGGCCGTCGTCGGGCGCGCCGGCCTTCGATCCGGAAAAAGTGACCGGGCCGCGAATCGAAAAGCTGTGCCTGGTCATCGTCGCCAACGCCGATGCGCAGGTGCTGGCGGCGGAGAACGGCGAGCTCGACATCGTCGGCGACATCGCCCGCCCCGCGGACATCGATCGCCTGAGCGCCGATCCGAATCTGGAAATGTCGCTGGCGCGCGGCTTTCATGCGTTCTTCCTGCTCATGAACAACACCCGCGCCCCGTGGAACGATCGGATCGTCCGCCAGGCGGCGGCTCAGTCCATCGACCGCAACAGCATGGTGCGCAGCATTTATTCCGGCTACTGCGAGCCCATCAACGGCTGGCTGCCGCCCGTTTCGCCATGGGCGAGCCCGGACGGCACGCGCAATATTTTCGACCGTGCCGCCGCCTGCGAGAAACTGCTTTCCTGCGGCTACCGCTTCAACTTTGCGGGAAAACTGACGGCTCCCGACGGCCGCCCGCTGCCCAAAATCACGCTGCTGGCGCCGCTGGCCCGCGTGGCGCCGACCACGGCGGAAATGGCGGAGCGCCTCGCCGACTCTCTGAACGCCGCCGGCTTCGACGTGGAAGTGGAACCGCTGGACTTTTCCGCCATGGTCGCGCGCCTGGATCGCAAGGACTATTCGCTGGCGGTGCTGGGCTGGTCCATGGGGCGCAATCCCGATTCGCTTTACAGCTTTTACCATAGTGCCATGGACGTTGCCGGCGGTTACAACATGACCGGCACTCACGACGCGGCGCTCGACGCGGCGCTGACGAAACTGCGCTTCGCGCCCGACAAGGCTTCGGCGAAACGGGCGTCGGCGGAAGCGCAGCGCCTGCTCGGCGAACTGGTGCCGTCGGTGCCCGTTTACAGCCGCTTCTCCGTGGCGGCCGTCTCGAAAAAATGGCGGAATGTGCTGTCGACGGACAGGATCACCGCCGACAACATGTGGACGTTGATGATGGCCGAACCGCGCGACGGGAGGACGCGCACCATGACCATGGCGCTGGCCGAGGAACCGCGCAGCCTGAATCCATTTACCGCCAGCAGCGCCTATTCGTGGTAGGTGCTCGGCATGGTCTATGAGGGCCTGCTCGCTTCCAACCCTTTCACGCTCGAGGACATCCCCGCTCTGGCGGAAGAATGGCGCGTCGAGACGGCGGGCGAAGGCGCCGCCGCTCATACCGTGCTGCGCTTCCGGCTGAAGGAGAATCTGCGATGGAATGACGGCACGCCGCTGACGGCCGGCGACTTGAAGGCGACGATCGATTTCGTCCATAAAAACGAAATTCCCCGCTTCTTCGACGCCGTCAAGGACGTGGCGAAAACGGAGGCGCCGAACGCCCGCGAGCTGACGGTGACCATGAAGGGCGTGAGCTACTGGTATCTCGACAACGTCGCCGGGCTGCCCTGGATGCCGGCGCGGATCGTGGAAAACGTCAAAGACTGGCAAAACTGGGACCCCCTCGACCACGAAGAGAAATTCGGCCCGTGCGGCCTCGTCGGCGCCGGCCCCTTCATGCTCGAGGAATACCGCCCCGGCGAGTACGTGATGATGAAACGCAATCCCTGTTATCTGCGGCTGCCGGAGGAGGTGGAAAGACGATGAGAAAAAACTGGCTGCTGTGCCGCGTGCTGGCCTCGCTGGCCGTGCTGGCGGCAGTGCTGGCGCTGAACTTCGTCCTTTTCCGGGTGATGCCTGGCGACGCCGTGAGCACCATCATCGACCCGAACTTTTCGCCGCAGGCCAAGGAACGCCTGCGTGAACTCTACGGGTTGGAGCGCCCCCTGCTGGAACAGTTCTTTTTGTATCTGAAGCAGATGCTGACGTTCCGTTTCGGCCTGTCGTTCCTGAGCCGAAAACCCGTTTGGGACGAGCTGCTTTCGCGCTTGCCCGGCACGCTGATCTTGATGTCGCTGGCCATGCTCTGCTCGGCGGCGCTGGGCGTTTGGCTCGGCGTGAAGGCGGCGGTGAAACGCGGATCATGGCTGGAACGAACGGTCCTGCGCGTCGGCGCGGTGATGTCGTCGTTCCCGGGCTTTTTTGTGCAGCTGGTGCTGCTCATGCTACTGGCGCACGACTTCCCGATCTTTCCGTTGCGCGGCAGCCTGTCGGTCCCCGCCCCGTCGGGCGCTTGGGCGCTGCTGGCCGACCGCGCCTGGCATCTGGTGCTGCCGGTGCTGTCGTTGACGTTGATGGGCTTCGGCGGCTGGGCGCTGTACGTGCGCAATCTGATGGTCCGCGCGCTTGGCGAAGATTACGTGCTGATGGCTCGCGCCCGCGGCTTGACGAGACGCCGCGTGATTTACGGACATGCCTTCCGCACGATCCTGCCGCCGCTCGTGACGATCCTGCTGATGTCGGTGCCGGGACTCGTTTCCGGCGCGGTGATCACCGAGACGGTCTTCTCGCTGCGCGGCGTAGGGGCGTTTTTGCTCGAGGCGCTTTCGGGCCATGATTATCCGGCGGCGGGGGCTTCCTTTTATTTGCTGGCGCTGATCACGGTCGTCTGCAACCTGCTGGCCGACGTCGCCTATGGACTGGTCGACCCGCGCGTGCGCCTCGAGGGGATGAACCGATGAGCGGTTTTTTCAGGCGGGCTTCCTTTTGGTCCCTTGTCTTCATCGCCGCGGCGGGAATCGTCGGTCCGCGGCTGCTGGACGACCCCGCCGACGTCGTGGGAGCGCCGTTTGCCCGGCCGCTCTGGTGGCGAGGGGATCTTTCGACGTCGAAAACGGCGGAGATCTCGGTTGCCGGCGGACGCGCGACGTTGGCGCAGGACGGTTTTGCAAAAGACGGCGACGGCCTGCGGGCCGGCGCGTCGGGCCTGGCCTTCGACTGGAAAACGCAGCCGGCGGCGATTTTCGCGCTGGAGGGCGAGATCACGGCGAATCCCGACCGGACGGTGACCGTGACGTGGCGCACCCCGGAAAAGGATTTTGAGTTGGTGCGCTGTGACGGACAGGAAAAGTATTGGCTCAATCTGGACGCGCGGGACATGATCTTCAAGCAGCGTCTTGGATTGCCGTTGATCGGCCGCGGCACGGAGCGGCTTTTTCCGCAGCGGGGGCGTTATGAACTGGCGGTCGGCGGCGCGGAGAATTTTCGCCTCAAACTGATCCTGCGCGGTCAGAAACAGGGATTGCTGGGCACCGACCAACGCGGGCGCGACGTTCTTGCCCTGTTGCTGAACGGCATCGGCACGTCGCTGACGGTCGGCATCAGCGCGACGCTGGCGGCGACGCTGCTGGGTCTCGGCTTCGGGCTGACGGCCGGTTACGTGGGCGGCTGGATCGACGCTCTGATCATGCGCGTCGTGGACATCCTGCTGGCGATCCCCACGCTGCCGATTTTGATGACGTTGGCCGGTTTGTGGGGCAAAGGACTGTGGCAGCTTGTGCTGATCCTGTCGATTTTTTCGTGGATGGGAACGGCCCGTTCGGTGCGCGCGCTGACGCTGACCGTCCGCGAAAGTCCGTGGGTGGAGGGATTGAAGGCGCTCGGCGCGAAAAAAAGTTATATTCTTCGGCGTCATCTGGTCCCCGAGACGGCGCCGATCGTGCTGGCCAATCTGGCTCTGGGGGTGCCGGGCGCAATTCTGGCGGAAGCGGGGCTGGCTTTTCTGGGATTGTCGGATCCGCGCCTGGTGTCGTGGGGGCGAATGCTGCACGAAGCGCACTCTTTCGGCGCGTTTACCGAAGGCGCGTGGTGGCTGATCGTGCCGCCCGGTCTCGGCATCGTGTCGCTGTGTCTGATCTTTATGGACATGGGGCGTTTCCTTGAAGAGCGCATCGACCCGCGGCTGAGAGGGGAAGATCATGCTGAACGTTGAAGAGCTCCGCGTCCGTTACGCCGGCCAGTCTCATGAGGCGGTTTCGGGGGTGTCGTTCGACGTGCCGCAGGGAGCTTTCGTCGGCCTTGTCGGGGAATCGGGCAGCGGCAAGACCAGCGTCGTCATGGCGGCGCTGGGGCTTCTGCCTGCGAGCGGCGTCGCAACCGGCGCCATCATCTTCGCCGGTCAGAACCTTCTGGCGCTCGACGAGGAATCGCTGCGCCGCCTGCGCTGGAAAAAAATCGCGCTGGTGCCGCAGGGGGCGCAGAATTCCTTCACGCCCGTCAAAACGATCGGGGCCCACATCGAGGAAGTTCTGCGCGTTCATCTGCGCCTGCGCGGCGGGGCGGCCAAGGCGCGCGTCGCCGAGCTGCTGACGGAAGCCGAACTGGACGCCGCCGTCGCCCGTCGTTATCCTCACGAACTGTCCGGCGGCCAGAAACAGCGCGCCGCCATCGCCCTGGCGCTGGCCTGCGAACCGTCGCTGCTGCTGGCCGACGAACCGACCACGGCGCTTGACGTGATCACCCAGGCCGGCATTCTCGGATTGCTGCGCCGGCTGCAGCGGGAAAAGCGGCTGACCGTGCTGCTTGTGACCCACGACCTGCCCATGGCCGCGTCCGTCTGTTCACGGCTTTTCGTGATGAAAGACGGCCGACTGGTCGAGCGCGGCGCACCGGAAGATCTGTTGACGGCGCCCCGTCATCCCTACACGCGCCGGCTCGTGCGCGCGATACTTTGAGGCGAAGGGGAGATGGCTGTGGAAGCGACGATTCGGGTGCAAAATCTTTTCGTGAGCTTTCGTTCCAAGAACGGCGGCGAACATCGGGCGATCGCGGGGCTTTCCTTCGCCGTGAAAAAGGGGCGGACGCTGGCCGTCGTCGGCGAATCGGGCAGCGGCAAAACCACGCTGCTGCGCGCGCTGATCGGCCTCGTGCCGCCGGAGGCGGGATCGGTGGCGCTTTTCGGGCACGATCTGCAGGAACTCGCCGCGGCGGATCTTTCGAAAATACGCCAGCGCTGCGGTTACGTGCCGCAGGATCCGTACGGAGCGCTGCCGCCGTCGCTGACCGCGCTGGGCGCTGTGATGGAACCGGCGGCGATCGCCCGGCGCGGCCATACAAAAGAAGACGTTCGTGCCAGAGCCAAAGCGCTTCTGGCCGAGCTGGGGCTGACGGGCGATCGTGTCCTTAACTCCCGCGCCGTCGGGCTTTCGGGCGGCCAGCGCCAGCGCGTCGAACTGGCCCGGGCGCTGATGCTCGGGCCGGAATTGCTGCTCTGCGACGAACCGACCTCCATGCAGGACGCGTCGACGCGCGGCGACATCATCGCGGTGCTGCGCCGACACGTGGAGCGCGGCATAAGCCTGATTTTCGTCACGCACGACCTGAAGCTGGCGGCCCGCGCCGCCGAACGCATCCTCGTCATGCAGCGCGGGCGCCTTTGCGAGGAAGGGCCCGCCGCCGAAGTGCTGTCTCGTCCTCAGGCTTCCTACACAAAGGCTCTGATCGCGGCGATCCCCGTGCTGCCGGCGAGACCGCTTCCCAAGGCGTGACTCGTAACTGAAAAGGAAACGTTTGTACCGAGAGCGGGCATGATGTTATCTTGACATACGTTTGTTATAGTTTCACCCGAACGGGTGATGCTTTTTTCCACGCGGCGAGTATGCTGATATCGGCTTCAAAAACGTGTGCGGGCATCCGGCGGGGGCTGGATAAAGAAAGACGTTTTTCGTCGCCGCGCGGCGGGGAAAGCGCGTTTGCGAAAGGAGCATGGCGATGAAGAACATTTCTGCGCGAAAAGTTATGAGTGTTGTGACGGCGGCGGGATTGGCCGCCTGTGTGTGCGGCGCGGCCCGGGCCGAAGTCAAAAAGATCGAGGCGACCTATTTCACGCTGGATTACGAGACCGACGCGGGCTGGACCTTCGACGAGAAAAAAGACCTCAAGGACAGCCAGAAGGCTTCGACGCTGCGGATCCACATCCCCAGCGCGGCCGATGCCAAGAAGAGCGACGCGCTGGTGGACATCAAGGCGAATATCGAAAATCAGTCGAACTTCCGCCGTTATCTCGAACAACTTGGCTTCGACCCGTACGAATACGCGGAAAAGCGTTCCTACACGCTCGTCCCGGTGGGCGGCGTGGACTGCCTCGTCAAAGAAGATTCGTCTAGGATCGACTATCTCGCCCGCGTCGAGGGCGCCGGCGAGACCATTCAGATTTCGGCCAATTCCAAGGAAAAGCTGGAAGACGTCACAACGCTGCTGAAGGGACTTCAGTTCAAAGTCGCCGACGCTGGCAAAAAGGACGGCCCCTGGTACTGGAACGGCACGCCCTACGCCAGCGCCGAGCACTCCGCGGAAGTCGGCTCCGCGACGCTGAACAGCAAACACGTCCCCATCGACCCCATCATCGTCCAGTCCGTGATCGGCGGCAACCGCATCTGGTCCGACGGTGCCAGGGCGTATATCCTCAGCAACGCCTGCAAGCTCGCCGAGTATACCCTCGACGGCGGCAAACTGGTCAAGAAGGCCGACATCGAGCTTGACGCCAAATCCAACTACCAGACCATGACCGTCACCGACGACGGCGCGATCTGGCTGGGCGGAGTCGGCTCCGGCTCCTGCCGCATCAAGGACGGCGCTGTCGAGAAAATCAAAGGGCCGCGCGAACTGGTCATGCACCCCTCGGGGAGCTGGGGACTCGAGCGCTACGGCCGCAAGGGCGCGGAGATGAAGAAGTACGAGATCGCCGCGGACGGGACTGTCACGACCGTCGACTTTCCTCTGGCCGAGATCGACTCTATGGTCAACGCCTATCTGCGCATCGACGCCAACCACATCTATATCAGCGGCCGCGAAGCCGGCTCCAAGGAGACGGCGCTTTTCGTCTACGACCACGGCGGCAAACTGGAAAAGATTCTCAAGGAACCGGCCAAAAACTCCATGGGCGGCGTCTACTTCGCGGGCGAAACCGCCAACGGCTTCGTCGCCCTGCCGCTGCAGAGCGTCGTCATTCTGTGGGACAAGGAAGGCAATCCGATCGGCCGCCTCAATGACGTCAAAAAACTCTACGACAGCCCCACCACCGGCGTGACCAACAACGAGAACGGCGTCCTGCTGCCCGACGGCGGCCTGCTGACGCTGACCCGCCGCGAGCGCGCCGACAAGTCCACCTACGAACTCGTCGTGTTCCGCGTCGACGGATTCTAGAGCTCGTTTATCGTTGAAGAAACGGCCTCCGGCTCCTTTTCAGGAGTGCCGGCAGGCCGTTTTTCGAAAAAAGGAGGGAAAATCATGGCCCTGTTCAGCAAGGAACCCTGCGCGTTCTGCGGCAAAGAAGTCGGCATGATGAGCCGCAGCAAGATGAGCAGCAAGGATTACGTCTGCGACGACTGCCGCAAGAAGGGCAACCCCTTCGCGCGCGTCGACCATCTGACCAAGGATCAGGTCGCCGAGATGTTCGCGCGCTCGGAGCGCGACGAGAAGCTCCTCGACGGCGTGGAACTGAGCGACGAATATCTGGACGCCGGCAGGGGGAGGATCATCCATTTCCGCAGCCAGAAGGGCGGCGGCGACATCTTCACGATTTCCACGCCGGAAACGCAGCGCTACGAGCACCGTCCCGTGTTCTACTTCAGCAGCATCCGCAAGTGGAACCCCAGCGAGGCCTTCGTCGAGCGCAGCGTCGGCGCCGCGCCGCGCGAAGCCGTGCGCGACTACAGCACTCTGATCACGCTCAAGGAGAAACTGTCCGCCGACAAGAAAAACGACGGCTGGGAGCTCCGTATCCCTTACTTCGACGCCGCCGTTCCCGAGATCCTCATCAAAATTCCCAAAGAAGCCGACGCCGACAAAGTGCAGAGGTTCTACAGGAACATCTGCGGCATGTGCGACTATCGAGTGTCGCGCGGCATTCAAAACGCCCGCGACAAAGAGGAGCTGCAGGTGAAGAACGCCTACAAGACCGCCAACGAAGCGCTGAAAGCGGCGCTCAAGGGCGGCGACGTCAAGGAAGCGCTCGCCGAAGGCCTTCAGAAGTCGATCGACATCGACCAGGGCAAGATCAAGAAAAAGGGATTCTTCGCCAGGCTCTTCGGCCGGTGAGAGCTCGATCGCCGAAATGAACGGCCTCCGCGGGACGCAAAGGCGCAGGGAAACTTCGAAACGGAATATACAAAAAAAAGGGACGCCCCGATCGATTTCGAGGCGTCCTCTTTATTAATGAAAGCGGGCGAACCTGTTCGCGGGAAGAGGCATTTTCATGCTTTTTCCCGGAGGGGACGCCGCATGGTCTTCAATCTCCGCCGCGCGACAGCGGGGGCAGCCGCCGGATCTTTGAAAAAAGCCCCGTGCAATGGTAAAATCACACCGGTTCCCGGCCGGAAATATCGAATGCTCTCCGGCCTTGCCGCGGGACTGATAATGCGAGGCGGCGGTCGGGGAGAACCCTGACAGGACGATCGTCCCGGCTTGTCGGAACAGGCCGGGACGTTTGCTGTGCGAGGAGACTGAAAAAAATGAAAAGTGGGGGACGCAAGTGGAAAAGGTAAGACGATTTCTGCGCCGCAAGGACATCGACATTTCGGTCAGGCGATATTGCATCGACGCGCTGGGCGCGATGGCGCAGGGACTGTTTTGTTCGCTGCTGATCGGCACCATCATCAACACGCTGGGCATCCAGTTTCGGATTTCATGCCTGACGGAGCCCATCATCGCCATCAGAGGGACGGTCTACACCGTGGGCGGGCTTGCCTCGGTCATGAGCGGTCCGGCTATGGCCACGGCCATCGGCTATGCCCTGCACTGCCCGCCGCTCGTGCTGTTTTCGCTCGTTTCGGTCGGCTTTTCCGCCAACGCGCTTGGCGGCGCCGGCGGGCCGCTGTCCGTCCTGTTTGTGGCGATCGTCGCGGCCGAGCTTGGAAAAGCTGTTTCCAGGGAAACCAAAGTTGACATTCTGGTCACGCCTCTCGTGACGATCGGAGTCGGCGCCGCTTTGTCCGCGTGGTGGGCTCCGGCGCTGGGCGAAGCCGCGATGAAAATCGGCAATATCGTCATGGTCGCGACGACGCTTCAGCCGTTTTGGATGGGGATCGTCGTTTCCGTCGTCGTCGGCCTGGCGCTAACGCTGCCGATCTCGTCGGCGGCGATCTGCGCGGCGTTGGGGCTGACGGGGCTTGCCGGCGGCGCGGCTGTCGCCGGCTGCTGCGCGCAGATGGTGGGCTTCGCCGTCATGTCCTTTCCGGAAAACCGATGGGGCGGCCTGATCTCTCAGGGGCTTGGCACTTCGATGCTGCAAATGGGCAACATCGTGAAAAATCCCCGCATATGGATCGCGCCTGTGGTGACCTCGGCGATCACCGGGCCGCTGGCGACGTGTCTTTTCCGGCTGGAAATGAACGGCGCGCCGGTATCTTCCGGCATGGGCACCTGCGGACTGGTCGGGCCGATCGGCGTTTATTCGGGCTGGGTCAAAGAGATCTCCGGCGGCGCGCGCGTTTCGGTCACGGCGGCAGACTGGACTGGGCTTCTGCTGATCGCGTTCGTGCTGCCTGCGGTCATCTGTCCGCTCCTGAATCTGGTTCTGCGGAAGATCGGCTGGGTGAAGCCGGGCGATCTGAAACTGAACTGATCAAAGAACGTCGCGACGATTCCCGGCGCCGGCAGCGCCCGGTTTACGTGAAGACACTCGATGAGGGCGGCCGGAAACGTCGCCCTCTAAAACAGACGCAGGCGGCGCTCCCCCTTGGGGAAGCGCCGCCTGTCGTTTCATGACGCGGCGAATAGCTGCGGCACGCGGCGGTAGATTTCTTCGAGCGGGCGGCGCGACGGCATTCCGCGCAAAAAGCGGAAGGAATGGTCGCTGCCGTCGATCTCGTAATATTTTTTGTCCGTCACGGCCAGCGCGTCGAAGATCCGGCGGCAGGCATCGGCCGGAAACGTGGCGTCCTCGCTGCCGCGAAAAACGCGCGCCCAGCGGACATCCACGTTGCGCGCGGCCTGAAGGAGACGGCCGTTTCGTTCGAGGCTGCTCAGGATCGGCAGCTTGAAAATTTCTTTGTTCTCGGAAAAGACCGTGTCGCCGCTGCCGCAGAGGATCAGACCTTCGATCCCTTGGGGCGCCGTTCCGCCGGTCATGGCGCCGCCGGCGATGAGCAGCGCGCTCAAGCCGCCCAGCGAAAAGCCCCAGAGCGTCAGCGGCAGGCGGGGATACAGGGCACGCGCGGCTTCGTAGGCATTGTGGAAATCTTCCAGTTCTTCGGCGTAGGTTTTGCCGTCGAAAGCGTCGTAAATCCAACGCAGCGGCACATTGGCGTAGTCATGGCGGTTGCGTACTTTGCGGCTGCTTTCGGCGAGGATGGGCATGATGCGGTTTTCCGCCAAAGCGGCGCCGATGCGGGCGTACTTGTTGCCCGGCTCCGAACTGGCGTTGCTGTGAACGCCGTGGAAAAGGAGCGCGGCTTTGCGCGGACGGTCGATGACGCCTGTGGTCAGAATCACCGTCTTGTCGCCGAAGGTGCCGTCGATGTAATTCTTTCTCCAGCGCATGACACCGCCTCCTTGGACAGAAATTAATAAAGAACAAAGACGAGAGGGCGCTTTACGCTGAACCGTTGCGTTCCTCCTGCTGCGGTTCCGGAAGGGACAGCCACGTTCCCCAGTCGAAACGGACGATGCCGCTGACCAAATAAATGGAGATCAGGATCAGCAGACCGCGTTGGCGCGCGGCGATGAACACGACCGCGGCGAAAGCCGCCAGGCCGTAAAGCTTGGCCTTGTTCATGAAGCCTTTTTTGATGGCTTTGAGATTTCCGTACGGCACCGACGAGATCATCAGAAAGCCGTCGACGGCGGTGAGAATGCCCATCAGCCAGGCGGGGACTTTGCCGATCAGCCCGGCCAGGACGATGGAAACGAGGAACAGGCCGCCGGCGGGAATGGGCAGGCCCTGAAAGGGGCCGGGGCGGTGCACGATGTTGAAGCGGGCCAGGCGCAGGGCGCCGCACAGCGCGAAAAACGCCGCGATCAGCGCGCCGACCACGCCGGGCAGGGCCTGCAACGAGGTGGAATAGACGAGGACGGCCGGCGCGACGCCGAACGAGACCACGTCGCCGAGGCTGTCGAATTCGACGCCGAAGTCGCTGCTTACGCCCATGGCGCGCGCGACTTTGCCGTCCATGAAGTCGAAGAACACGGCGCAGGGGATCATCCACGCCGCGGGCAGATAGTGGCCGCGGACGGTGAGGATCAGCGACAGCATGCCGCAGAGCAGGTTGCCGCTGGTGATCATGTTGGGGATGTTGTTGCGGATGGGGATCCCCCTGAGCCTCTTGCGGTAGTGCAGACGCAGTTTGATCTTTTTCATTGTTGGCCTCCTTTTGAGGATTGGCGCGGATTTATTTTTGGCCGCGGACGGCGATGACCGTCTGCCCGGCCGTGACTTTCTGGCCGATCTCCGCCGTGCATTTCAGCGAGAGGGGAAGATAAACGTCGACTTTGCTGCCGAACTTGATCATGCCGAAACGCTGCGCTCGTTCGAGCCGGTCGCCTTTTTTCAGGCGGCAGACGATGCGGCGCGCGACCAGTCCGGCGATCTGCGTCAGCAGCACGGGGCCGTCGGCGGACGAGTAGCCCACGTACATGCGCTCGTTCTCAAGCGACGCCTTGTCGGCGTTGGCGAACCATTTTTTGCCCGGAACGTATTCGAGGTATTCGACCGTCCCGGCCGAAGGCATGCGGTTCACGTGCACGCTGAAAACGTTCATAAAAATGCCGACTTTGAGCGCTTTGCCCGTGTAGGGATGTTCGGTTTCGTAAATCTCGATCACTTCGCCGTCGGCGGGGCTGACGAGCCCCGCGCCTTCCGGCGTGCGCTCGGGGTCGCGGAAGAACCAGAACACCAGCGCTGCCAGCGGCAGCATCACGATCAGCGTCCAGCGGTTCAGCCACGCCAGCAGCAGGGCGACGGCGGCGACGGCGCCCATGAAGAAAGAGCCGTCGGGAGCGAATTTCATGCGTTAGTCCTCCTTTTCGGGCTCGCTGCCGGAATCGGACGGGGCTCCGGCGTCCGGCGCGTCGAGGATGGCGCCGGGAACGTCTCCGAATTCCAGGCCGTCGTCGTCATCCTCGCCGAAAGGCAGCGTCGGCTCGACGGGGCGTTGCGGTGCGGGCTTCGGCTCCACGGCGCGGAGACCGCCGCTTTGGACCAGGTCTTCCTTGTGGATCAGCGAGACGTTGGCGACCTCGTCGCCGTTTTCGGGGCGGATCAGAATGGAGCCGGCCGCGTCGCGTCCCAGCTGCGGGATCGAATCGACGGCGAGGCGGATGATGTTGCCGCCGGCCGTCATCAGCGCCACTTCGTCGTCGGGAAAGACCGTGTTGGCCACGGCCAGCCGGCCGGTGCGGTCGCCGATGCGCATGGCGCGCTGGCCGCCGGTGGCGCGATGATGCACCGAGAACTCGTCGTAGGACGTGATCTTGCCGATGCCGCGCTGGCTGACCAGCAAGATGCGGCTGTCGCCGGCGATCACTTCGCAGGAGATGATCTCGTCGTCCTTGCCGAGCTTCATGGCTTTGACGCCGCGGGCGGAGCGTCCCATGGTGCGGATCTCGTCCTCGCTGATGCGCAGGCCGCGGCCCATGGCGCTGACGAGGAACAGGTCGTCGAGACCGTTGGTGCAGCGGATGCGCGCGATGTCGTCGCCGTCGTCGAGCGTCATGATCTGCCGTCCGGCGCGCGTGAGGTTTTGCAGTTCGCTCTTGTCCATGCGTTTGGCGATGCCGCGGCGCGTGATCAGCACGACGGTGCTGCAGTTGTCGGGGAAGCGCCCGAGGATCTCCACGACCGTTTCGCCTTCGCTCAGCGAGATGAACTGTTCGACCTTGCGCCCCTTGCCGGATTTCGTCTCGGGGACCATGTGCCCCTTGATGGCGAAGACCCTGCCGCGGCTGGTGAACAGCAGCACGTCGTTGTGCGTGGTGGTGACGACCATGCCGGCGACCTGATCCTCCTCGTGCAGGTTGGCGCCTCTGCGCCCCTTGCCGCCGCGGTTCTGCACATTGTAGTCCTTGAGCAGCGAACGGCGCAGATAGCCGTCCTTGGAAAGCGTGATGACGATGTTTTCTTCGGGCATCAAATCTTCGTAGGAGTCGGACGTGCTTTCGACGTGGAGCTGGATCTCGGTGCGGCGCTTGTCGCCGAACTTGTGGCGCAGTTCCGCGAGCTCGTCGCGGAT harbors:
- a CDS encoding DUF4428 domain-containing protein produces the protein MALFSKEPCAFCGKEVGMMSRSKMSSKDYVCDDCRKKGNPFARVDHLTKDQVAEMFARSERDEKLLDGVELSDEYLDAGRGRIIHFRSQKGGGDIFTISTPETQRYEHRPVFYFSSIRKWNPSEAFVERSVGAAPREAVRDYSTLITLKEKLSADKKNDGWELRIPYFDAAVPEILIKIPKEADADKVQRFYRNICGMCDYRVSRGIQNARDKEELQVKNAYKTANEALKAALKGGDVKEALAEGLQKSIDIDQGKIKKKGFFARLFGR
- a CDS encoding PTS transporter subunit IIC — its product is MEKVRRFLRRKDIDISVRRYCIDALGAMAQGLFCSLLIGTIINTLGIQFRISCLTEPIIAIRGTVYTVGGLASVMSGPAMATAIGYALHCPPLVLFSLVSVGFSANALGGAGGPLSVLFVAIVAAELGKAVSRETKVDILVTPLVTIGVGAALSAWWAPALGEAAMKIGNIVMVATTLQPFWMGIVVSVVVGLALTLPISSAAICAALGLTGLAGGAAVAGCCAQMVGFAVMSFPENRWGGLISQGLGTSMLQMGNIVKNPRIWIAPVVTSAITGPLATCLFRLEMNGAPVSSGMGTCGLVGPIGVYSGWVKEISGGARVSVTAADWTGLLLIAFVLPAVICPLLNLVLRKIGWVKPGDLKLN
- a CDS encoding alpha/beta hydrolase translates to MRWRKNYIDGTFGDKTVILTTGVIDRPRKAALLFHGVHSNASSEPGNKYARIGAALAENRIMPILAESSRKVRNRHDYANVPLRWIYDAFDGKTYAEELEDFHNAYEAARALYPRLPLTLWGFSLGGLSALLIAGGAMTGGTAPQGIEGLILCGSGDTVFSENKEIFKLPILSSLERNGRLLQAARNVDVRWARVFRGSEDATFPADACRRIFDALAVTDKKYYEIDGSDHSFRFLRGMPSRRPLEEIYRRVPQLFAAS
- the pssA gene encoding CDP-diacylglycerol--serine O-phosphatidyltransferase produces the protein MKKIKLRLHYRKRLRGIPIRNNIPNMITSGNLLCGMLSLILTVRGHYLPAAWMIPCAVFFDFMDGKVARAMGVSSDFGVEFDSLGDVVSFGVAPAVLVYSTSLQALPGVVGALIAAFFALCGALRLARFNIVHRPGPFQGLPIPAGGLFLVSIVLAGLIGKVPAWLMGILTAVDGFLMISSVPYGNLKAIKKGFMNKAKLYGLAAFAAVVFIAARQRGLLILISIYLVSGIVRFDWGTWLSLPEPQQEERNGSA
- a CDS encoding phosphatidylserine decarboxylase, with translation MKFAPDGSFFMGAVAAVALLLAWLNRWTLIVMLPLAALVFWFFRDPERTPEGAGLVSPADGEVIEIYETEHPYTGKALKVGIFMNVFSVHVNRMPSAGTVEYLEYVPGKKWFANADKASLENERMYVGYSSADGPVLLTQIAGLVARRIVCRLKKGDRLERAQRFGMIKFGSKVDVYLPLSLKCTAEIGQKVTAGQTVIAVRGQK